One window of the Haloarcula halobia genome contains the following:
- a CDS encoding methyl-accepting chemotaxis protein, giving the protein MSAVDARTDTPSTVLVPETPYRSAVSNDTVLAFVSSAPQNTEHVLVVEANLSSRATAFHQGFADGETSVLGPDGTALLGDAVPDETAATVTAGGANASGFATSPATVTGYAHLSQLDWSVVTQVPASSAYGLRNQIGSSILLTLVSALVVLGGVTLAVGHRSASALSRLSSRAAAMRDGDLDVDLQSSRVDEIGRLFGAFDEMRDSLRDQIAAAETAKQNAEAARERAEVASEEAETARRAAEALNDRLEARATEYSEVMAACAEGDLSSRMDTDAENEAMARIATAYNEVMDEWESTIRQVRSFSTDVRSASDAVAEHVAAVRDRSDSVDDSAAEMADGAETQSEQLQSVLGELEDLSATVEEVSATADAVRTRADEALERGRNGREAASDAAEALAEIEDSTTTAVGQVEDLEALMADIEAVTDLISDVADQTNMLALNATIEAARADAGGEGFAVVADEVKQLADETVEATDDIEASIVRMREQVDRTVDEMHATQSRVSTGTETVEDALAAFDGIVDDIEETTSGMREIDRATAEQAESTQEVVSMVESVGDISDTTAAEASSVAAATTDQVAAVEDVETDVTRLSERAAELGALLETFDVSEDATATGAANGADDGGAAADRPARTVEVDDTDVFDPAVQDVADEGTTVLSDVDPTDGVMATGEGTVEDDGETGPHRMQPDGSDD; this is encoded by the coding sequence ATGTCGGCCGTCGACGCACGGACCGACACTCCCTCGACCGTGCTGGTCCCGGAGACGCCCTACCGGTCCGCGGTGAGCAACGACACGGTCCTCGCGTTCGTCAGCTCGGCCCCGCAGAACACGGAGCACGTCCTCGTCGTCGAGGCGAACCTCTCGTCGCGCGCGACAGCCTTCCACCAGGGCTTTGCCGACGGTGAGACCAGCGTCCTCGGCCCCGACGGGACGGCCCTGCTCGGCGACGCGGTGCCCGACGAGACGGCCGCGACGGTCACGGCCGGCGGCGCCAACGCCAGCGGGTTCGCCACGTCCCCGGCGACGGTGACGGGATACGCTCACCTCTCGCAGCTGGACTGGAGCGTGGTCACGCAGGTGCCCGCCTCGAGCGCCTACGGCCTCCGGAACCAGATCGGGTCGAGCATCCTGCTGACGCTCGTGTCGGCGCTGGTCGTCCTCGGCGGCGTCACGCTCGCCGTGGGCCACCGCTCGGCATCGGCCCTCTCCCGGCTCTCGTCCCGGGCGGCGGCGATGAGAGACGGGGACCTCGACGTCGACCTCCAGTCGTCGCGGGTCGACGAGATCGGCCGCCTCTTTGGCGCCTTCGACGAGATGCGCGACTCGTTGCGCGACCAGATCGCCGCCGCCGAGACAGCGAAGCAGAACGCCGAGGCCGCCCGGGAACGCGCCGAGGTCGCCAGCGAGGAGGCCGAGACGGCCCGCCGGGCCGCCGAAGCGCTGAACGACCGCCTGGAGGCCCGGGCGACGGAGTACAGCGAGGTGATGGCCGCGTGTGCCGAGGGCGACCTCTCCTCGCGGATGGACACGGACGCCGAGAACGAGGCGATGGCCCGCATCGCCACCGCGTACAACGAGGTGATGGACGAGTGGGAGTCGACGATCCGGCAGGTCCGGTCGTTCAGCACCGACGTCCGGTCGGCCAGCGACGCCGTCGCGGAGCACGTCGCGGCCGTCCGTGACCGGAGCGACAGCGTCGACGACTCGGCCGCGGAGATGGCCGACGGGGCCGAGACCCAGTCCGAGCAACTCCAGTCCGTCCTGGGCGAGCTCGAGGACCTCTCTGCCACCGTCGAGGAGGTCTCCGCGACGGCCGACGCCGTCCGGACCCGGGCCGACGAGGCCCTCGAACGGGGTCGAAACGGGCGGGAAGCCGCGAGCGACGCCGCCGAGGCCCTGGCGGAGATCGAGGACTCGACGACCACCGCCGTCGGGCAGGTCGAGGACCTGGAGGCGCTGATGGCCGACATCGAGGCCGTCACGGACCTCATCTCGGACGTCGCAGACCAGACGAACATGCTGGCGCTCAACGCCACCATCGAGGCGGCCCGCGCCGACGCCGGCGGCGAGGGGTTCGCCGTCGTCGCCGACGAGGTCAAGCAACTGGCCGACGAGACGGTCGAGGCGACCGACGACATCGAGGCCTCCATCGTCCGGATGCGCGAACAGGTCGACCGGACCGTCGACGAGATGCACGCGACCCAGTCGCGGGTCTCGACCGGGACCGAGACTGTCGAGGACGCACTCGCCGCCTTCGACGGCATCGTCGACGACATCGAGGAGACCACCAGCGGCATGCGCGAGATAGACCGGGCCACGGCCGAACAGGCCGAGTCGACACAGGAGGTCGTCTCGATGGTCGAGTCCGTCGGTGACATCAGCGACACCACGGCGGCCGAGGCGTCGTCGGTCGCCGCGGCGACGACCGACCAGGTGGCCGCCGTCGAGGACGTCGAGACGGACGTCACGCGCCTCTCGGAGCGGGCGGCCGAACTGGGCGCGCTGCTCGAGACGTTCGACGTGAGCGAGGACGCGACGGCCACCGGCGCGGCGAACGGGGCAGACGACGGGGGCGCGGCGGCCGACCGCCCGGCGCGGACTGTCGAAGTCGACGACACCGACGTCTTCGACCCTGCCGTTCAGGACGTCGCGGACGAGGGCACCACGGTCCTTTCAGACGTCGATCCCACCGACGGGGTGATGGCCACCGGGGAGGGCACCGTCGAGGACGACGGTGAAACCGGCCCGCACCGGATGCAACCCGACGGGTCCGACGACTGA
- a CDS encoding GNAT family N-acetyltransferase: protein MTTTAPDDAVEVPAIRQARRADLLEIHRLEQSAFPQPWPFSALESYLGEPGFLVAETDDETLPAVAGYVIADTVPNHGTPLGHVKDLAVRPECRRQGVATALLSRAVAVISAAGAGSVKLEVRADNHGARRLYRQFDFEHRKTIPNYYSNGNDALVMVRLL, encoded by the coding sequence GTGACGACGACCGCGCCCGACGACGCCGTCGAGGTGCCCGCCATCCGTCAGGCCCGGCGGGCAGACCTGCTCGAGATCCACCGCCTCGAGCAGTCCGCGTTCCCCCAGCCCTGGCCGTTCTCGGCACTCGAGAGCTATCTGGGCGAACCCGGGTTCCTGGTCGCCGAGACGGACGACGAGACCCTGCCGGCGGTCGCGGGCTACGTCATCGCCGACACGGTTCCCAACCACGGCACGCCGCTGGGTCACGTCAAGGACCTCGCGGTTCGGCCCGAGTGCCGCCGGCAGGGGGTGGCGACGGCGCTCCTGTCCCGCGCCGTCGCGGTCATCTCTGCGGCCGGCGCCGGGTCCGTCAAGCTCGAGGTCCGGGCCGACAATCACGGCGCTCGCCGACTCTACCGGCAGTTCGATTTCGAACACCGCAAGACCATCCCGAACTACTACAGCAACGGGAACGACGCGCTCGTGATGGTCCGCCTGCTCTGA
- a CDS encoding methylglyoxal synthase has protein sequence MTRVALIAHDDEKPEMIDLVQEYEELLSTFELVGTGTTGQRIIDETELDVERKQSGPIGGDAQVGAEVADGAVDAIVFLRDPLTAQPHEPDITALLRICDVHDVPMATTRAAAEFVLDGLERRGSA, from the coding sequence ATGACGCGCGTCGCGCTCATCGCCCACGACGACGAGAAACCGGAGATGATAGATCTGGTCCAGGAGTACGAGGAGCTCCTCTCGACGTTCGAACTCGTCGGGACCGGCACGACCGGCCAGCGCATCATCGACGAGACGGAGCTCGACGTCGAACGAAAACAGAGCGGGCCCATCGGCGGGGACGCACAGGTCGGCGCCGAGGTGGCCGACGGGGCCGTAGACGCCATCGTCTTCCTCCGGGACCCGCTGACCGCCCAACCCCACGAACCGGACATCACGGCGCTGTTGCGCATCTGTGACGTCCACGACGTGCCGATGGCGACGACCCGGGCGGCAGCGGAGTTCGTCCTCGACGGCCTCGAGCGCCGCGGGTCGGCGTGA
- a CDS encoding helix-turn-helix domain-containing protein, which produces MIVDFHVPASFLQHTAVELPEASARIRQLHCASDGCRTVVAFGSVDRGSLEEALTADGSVGGMTHVSTTRPGHLYSLDTQDHVVTTMGRGLVGGNSVFEGARRQDDSWAVRAQFPNKGTVLAFRDELADSGVEVDIQSFTEDAEVPTQYGVTDPQREVLLLALDEGYFTVPRDASLSDLADDLGISSQAASERLRRGTRSLLENTLANGGGRLVESHLQ; this is translated from the coding sequence ATGATAGTCGATTTTCACGTCCCGGCCTCGTTCCTCCAGCACACGGCCGTCGAACTCCCCGAGGCGTCCGCCCGCATCCGGCAGCTCCACTGTGCCAGCGACGGGTGCCGGACGGTGGTCGCGTTCGGGTCGGTCGACCGCGGGAGCCTGGAGGAGGCACTGACCGCCGACGGGAGCGTCGGCGGGATGACCCACGTCTCGACGACGCGGCCGGGCCACCTGTACTCGCTTGACACCCAGGACCACGTCGTGACGACGATGGGACGGGGCCTCGTAGGCGGGAACAGCGTGTTCGAGGGCGCCCGACGGCAGGACGACTCGTGGGCCGTCAGGGCCCAGTTCCCGAACAAGGGGACGGTGCTCGCGTTCAGGGACGAACTGGCCGACAGCGGCGTCGAAGTCGACATCCAGTCGTTCACCGAGGACGCCGAGGTACCGACCCAGTACGGCGTCACCGACCCCCAGCGGGAGGTGCTCTTGCTGGCCTTAGACGAGGGGTATTTCACCGTCCCCCGGGACGCTTCGCTGTCGGACCTCGCTGACGACCTCGGCATCTCGAGTCAGGCGGCCTCCGAACGACTGCGCCGCGGGACGCGTTCGTTGCTCGAGAACACGCTCGCGAACGGCGGGGGGCGACTGGTCGAGTCACACCTGCAGTAG
- a CDS encoding DUF7344 domain-containing protein, translated as MERERDGPDLLSGVDSWELGDDVAPPPSQLFKALAGTRRCHVLSILLDRPNISVDELTDIIVGWQTTIDGPSGPDEWAQVKIELVHAHLPLLDDMGLVAFDDRESEVHLESLADPVEHAIRFAEQYERVLDRSDRQTE; from the coding sequence ATGGAACGAGAACGCGACGGTCCCGACCTCCTGTCCGGGGTGGACTCCTGGGAGCTCGGTGACGACGTAGCCCCACCTCCGTCACAGCTGTTCAAGGCGCTGGCAGGCACCCGTCGATGTCACGTCCTCTCTATCCTGCTCGACCGGCCGAACATCTCCGTCGACGAACTGACCGACATCATCGTCGGGTGGCAGACCACAATCGACGGCCCGTCCGGTCCCGACGAGTGGGCACAGGTGAAAATCGAGCTCGTCCACGCGCATCTGCCACTGCTGGACGACATGGGTCTCGTGGCGTTCGACGACCGGGAGAGCGAGGTCCACCTCGAATCGCTCGCCGACCCCGTCGAGCACGCCATCCGTTTCGCCGAACAGTACGAACGGGTCCTCGACCGGAGCGATCGGCAGACCGAATGA
- a CDS encoding DUF302 domain-containing protein, giving the protein MTLPIDPTALAADDIGEKRATLEMDHEAAVDHVREAFADAGFGFPVEFSASDLLNEKVDAGRDPYSVLGACNPTVADKALDASDNRIGGLFPCNVVVWEERPGVQVVYHVSIMRIARLVGMAPDDEAMADIVAETGEYVEAAFSNL; this is encoded by the coding sequence ATGACGCTCCCAATCGACCCCACTGCGCTCGCGGCAGACGACATCGGCGAGAAGCGCGCGACCCTGGAGATGGACCACGAGGCGGCCGTCGACCACGTCCGCGAGGCCTTCGCCGACGCAGGCTTTGGCTTCCCCGTCGAGTTTTCGGCCTCGGACCTCCTCAACGAGAAGGTCGACGCAGGCCGGGACCCCTACTCCGTGCTCGGGGCCTGCAACCCGACCGTCGCCGACAAGGCGCTGGACGCCTCCGACAACCGAATCGGGGGGCTGTTCCCGTGTAACGTCGTCGTCTGGGAGGAACGGCCGGGCGTCCAGGTCGTCTACCACGTCAGCATCATGCGGATCGCGCGCCTCGTCGGGATGGCGCCCGACGACGAGGCGATGGCCGACATCGTCGCAGAGACCGGGGAGTACGTCGAAGCCGCGTTCTCGAACCTCTGA
- a CDS encoding aconitate hydratase, whose amino-acid sequence MGQTLTEKILDDHLVEGELTPGEEIGIEIDQVLTQDTTGTLVWLQFEALGLEEVQTELAAQYCDHQTYQFDFKNTDDHRFLRSAAGTFGAHFSRPGNGICHNVHKENFAEPGKTMLGSDSHTPTPGGLGELAIGSGGLDVAVAMGGGPYYIEMPEVVNVRLEGELPEWATAKDVILELLRRLSVKGGVGKVLEYTGPGVETLTVPERTTITNMGTELGATSSIFPTDENTKDYLERLGREDVYEEVVPDDDAEYHDEIVVDLSELEPLIATPSMPDNVVPVSEVEGVDVEQVIIGSCTNGAYEDILPSAKMLEGRNIDKKTEMIVAPGSKQASEMLAREGWTAEMMAAGVNFSEATCGACIGIGHVPASDSVSLRTFNRNFEGRSGIEDDNVYLCSPEVATAAALKGEIVDPRNLADELGDLEAPGLEMPDSYIGNSESDLIAPDEAVDDELIKGPNIGDVPLKDPLESEVGGETLLKMEDNITTDHIIPATQDILMYRSNVPKLSEFTLSRVDDTFAQRALDADGGVLVAGENYGQGSSREHAALCPMFLGIEAVFAQSFARIHKANLFNFGIVPLEIDEETYERIEQGDDIEIVDDVAEAVRDGAEEFTIRINDDWEATATLDASPREREILADGGKLPHTKMQHDEGGAAPADD is encoded by the coding sequence ATGGGACAGACACTCACGGAAAAGATTCTCGACGACCACCTCGTCGAAGGGGAGCTGACACCCGGCGAGGAGATCGGGATCGAAATCGACCAGGTGCTCACACAGGACACGACCGGGACGCTCGTCTGGCTGCAGTTCGAGGCGCTGGGCCTCGAGGAGGTCCAGACGGAACTGGCCGCCCAGTACTGTGACCACCAGACCTACCAGTTCGACTTCAAGAACACCGACGACCACCGCTTCCTGCGCTCCGCGGCCGGCACGTTCGGGGCCCACTTCTCGCGACCGGGCAACGGTATCTGTCACAACGTCCACAAGGAGAACTTCGCCGAGCCCGGCAAGACGATGCTCGGTTCGGACTCCCACACGCCGACCCCCGGTGGCCTCGGCGAACTCGCCATCGGGTCCGGTGGCCTCGACGTCGCCGTCGCCATGGGTGGCGGCCCCTACTACATCGAGATGCCCGAAGTCGTCAACGTCCGCCTCGAGGGCGAGCTCCCCGAGTGGGCGACCGCGAAGGACGTCATCTTAGAACTGCTCCGTCGCCTCTCGGTGAAAGGCGGCGTCGGCAAGGTACTCGAGTACACCGGCCCCGGCGTCGAGACGCTCACCGTCCCCGAGCGGACCACGATCACCAACATGGGGACCGAGCTCGGTGCCACCTCCTCCATCTTCCCGACGGACGAGAACACCAAGGACTACCTCGAACGGCTCGGCCGCGAGGACGTCTACGAGGAAGTCGTCCCGGACGACGACGCCGAGTACCACGACGAGATCGTCGTCGACCTCTCGGAGCTGGAACCGCTCATTGCCACGCCGTCGATGCCCGACAACGTCGTGCCCGTCAGCGAGGTCGAGGGCGTCGACGTCGAGCAGGTCATCATCGGCTCCTGTACGAACGGCGCCTACGAGGACATCCTCCCGTCCGCGAAGATGCTGGAGGGCCGTAACATCGACAAGAAGACCGAGATGATCGTCGCCCCCGGCTCGAAGCAGGCCTCCGAGATGCTGGCCCGCGAGGGCTGGACCGCGGAGATGATGGCCGCCGGCGTCAACTTCTCCGAGGCGACCTGTGGTGCCTGTATCGGCATCGGTCACGTGCCCGCGAGCGACTCGGTGTCGCTGCGGACCTTCAACCGCAACTTCGAGGGCCGTTCGGGCATCGAGGACGACAACGTCTACCTCTGTTCGCCCGAGGTGGCCACCGCCGCGGCGCTCAAGGGTGAGATCGTCGACCCGCGCAACCTCGCCGACGAGCTTGGCGACCTGGAAGCACCCGGCCTGGAGATGCCCGACTCGTACATCGGCAACTCGGAGTCCGACCTCATCGCGCCCGACGAGGCCGTCGACGACGAGCTCATCAAGGGCCCGAACATCGGGGACGTCCCGCTGAAGGACCCGCTCGAGTCCGAGGTCGGCGGTGAGACCCTCCTGAAGATGGAGGACAACATCACCACGGACCACATCATCCCGGCCACCCAGGACATCCTGATGTACCGGTCGAACGTGCCGAAACTGTCGGAGTTCACGCTCTCGCGCGTCGACGATACGTTCGCCCAGCGCGCGCTCGACGCCGACGGCGGCGTCCTCGTCGCCGGCGAGAACTACGGCCAGGGCTCCTCGCGCGAGCACGCGGCCCTCTGTCCGATGTTCCTCGGCATCGAGGCCGTCTTCGCCCAGAGCTTCGCCCGCATCCACAAGGCGAACCTGTTCAACTTCGGTATCGTCCCGCTCGAGATCGACGAGGAAACCTACGAACGGATCGAGCAGGGCGACGACATCGAGATCGTCGACGACGTCGCCGAGGCCGTCCGCGACGGCGCCGAGGAGTTCACCATCCGCATCAACGACGACTGGGAGGCGACCGCGACGCTGGACGCCTCGCCGCGCGAACGCGAGATCCTCGCCGACGGCGGCAAGCTGCCCCACACGAAGATGCAGCACGACGAGGGCGGCGCCGCGCCCGCCGACGACTGA
- a CDS encoding deoxyuridine 5'-triphosphate nucleotidohydrolase — MFKSGQFVAERLEGLRDSQVQPNGVDLTLEAVYEQVEPGRIERGGKTIGERRECEADDGVYHLDPGGYVVEYADQVVVPEGHVGFLYPRSSLLRNSCMLDTAVWDAGYEGRGEGLLEVHHPIELETGARIAQLVLAEAAHEGTYEGSYQHENLD; from the coding sequence ATGTTCAAGAGCGGGCAGTTCGTCGCGGAACGACTCGAGGGACTTCGAGACTCGCAGGTCCAGCCCAACGGCGTGGACCTGACGCTCGAGGCGGTCTACGAACAGGTCGAACCGGGTCGCATCGAACGTGGCGGGAAGACCATCGGCGAGCGGCGTGAGTGCGAGGCCGACGACGGCGTCTACCACCTCGACCCCGGTGGCTACGTCGTCGAGTACGCCGACCAGGTCGTCGTCCCGGAGGGTCACGTCGGCTTCCTCTACCCGCGCTCGTCGCTGCTTCGCAACTCCTGTATGCTGGATACGGCCGTCTGGGACGCGGGCTACGAGGGGCGTGGCGAGGGACTGCTCGAGGTGCATCACCCGATCGAACTCGAGACGGGCGCCCGCATCGCGCAGCTCGTGCTGGCCGAGGCCGCTCACGAGGGGACCTACGAGGGGTCCTACCAGCACGAGAACCTGGACTGA
- a CDS encoding MBL fold metallo-hydrolase, whose amino-acid sequence MFEVITARQLATMLDAGTPFTLVDTRPSESYEAWHVPGAVHFPFGPTEELTESRLPELTALVGYEDPVVTICGKGVTSANLAVNLDRQGFDEVFAVGGGMREWNELYETASREPDDDLVVVQFQRRAKGCLSYLVGSRTAGEAVVVDAGRHTDQYIVRAAELGLDITRTLDTHVHADHVSGGRALADRLGVPYHLGADATDRDVAVDYAPLADGESVPVGDRDLTALSTPGHTSEMTSYRLGDHAVLTGDALFVDSLGRTELQFGDEGAAEGARMAYGTLHDVFGSLHEDLLVLPGHVDVDADGRFSVGEPGALVGERLGSVRAALDLYGLDEATFVDRMTSTDAEKPANYERIIRINRGVETLADPIDAIDVETGRNNCAV is encoded by the coding sequence ATGTTCGAAGTCATCACCGCTCGCCAGCTCGCAACGATGCTCGACGCCGGGACCCCGTTTACGCTCGTGGACACGCGCCCGAGCGAGAGCTACGAGGCGTGGCACGTCCCGGGCGCCGTGCACTTCCCGTTCGGCCCGACAGAGGAGCTCACCGAGAGCCGGCTCCCCGAACTGACCGCCCTGGTCGGGTACGAGGACCCCGTCGTGACCATCTGCGGGAAGGGCGTCACGTCGGCGAACCTCGCGGTGAACCTAGACCGGCAGGGCTTCGACGAGGTGTTCGCCGTCGGCGGCGGGATGCGCGAGTGGAACGAGCTGTACGAGACGGCCTCCCGCGAACCGGACGACGACCTGGTCGTGGTCCAGTTCCAGCGCCGGGCGAAGGGGTGTCTCTCCTACCTCGTCGGGTCGCGCACAGCGGGCGAGGCCGTCGTCGTCGACGCCGGGCGCCACACCGACCAGTACATCGTGCGGGCGGCGGAGCTGGGGCTGGACATCACCCGGACGCTCGACACGCACGTCCACGCCGACCACGTCAGCGGCGGCCGGGCGCTGGCCGACCGACTGGGCGTGCCCTACCACCTGGGCGCCGACGCGACCGACCGGGACGTCGCCGTCGACTACGCCCCGCTGGCCGACGGCGAGTCCGTCCCCGTCGGCGACCGCGACCTGACCGCGCTGTCGACCCCCGGTCACACCTCCGAGATGACGAGCTACCGCCTCGGAGACCACGCCGTCCTGACCGGCGACGCGCTGTTCGTCGACTCGCTGGGCCGGACCGAGCTCCAGTTCGGCGACGAGGGCGCCGCCGAGGGGGCGCGGATGGCCTACGGGACGCTCCACGACGTGTTCGGTTCCCTCCACGAGGACCTGCTCGTCCTGCCGGGACACGTCGACGTCGACGCGGACGGCCGCTTCAGCGTCGGGGAACCGGGCGCCCTCGTCGGCGAGCGACTGGGGTCGGTCAGGGCGGCCCTGGACCTGTACGGCCTCGACGAGGCGACCTTCGTCGACCGGATGACCTCGACGGACGCCGAAAAGCCGGCGAACTACGAGCGCATCATCCGCATCAACCGGGGCGTCGAGACGCTCGCCGACCCCATCGACGCCATCGACGTCGAGACGGGGCGGAACAACTGCGCGGTGTGA
- a CDS encoding DICT sensory domain-containing protein, with translation MPFDSLLEAVADARKTIIIYTPTDAGTELAERFSTRNAFVLVRQSPAAVPAGFVVVRDGDEFLGALALEDLLSFLAPTVHPPWELGETDSGYRAIFDLLDDTLFVSLDRRQLLATSREIEDRAWRVGRGTLRAGFQRRRAFERQREMYRELAATTDLDVHVYLRADTVDDDFDPGPLTLHTAPADTVGRYWFLLFDGGGDALQACGLVAEEYSPDRYRGFWTYDPTLVATATDSLP, from the coding sequence ATGCCGTTCGACTCGCTTCTCGAGGCTGTCGCCGACGCCCGGAAGACCATCATCATCTACACGCCGACTGACGCCGGGACCGAGCTCGCCGAGCGCTTCTCGACGCGGAACGCGTTCGTCCTGGTGCGCCAGTCACCAGCGGCCGTCCCGGCCGGGTTCGTCGTCGTCCGTGACGGCGACGAGTTCCTCGGCGCCCTCGCGCTCGAGGACCTGCTTTCCTTTCTCGCGCCGACCGTCCACCCGCCGTGGGAACTGGGCGAGACCGACTCCGGGTACCGGGCCATCTTCGACCTGCTCGACGACACGCTGTTCGTCTCGCTCGACCGCCGACAGCTGCTCGCGACTTCTCGCGAGATCGAGGACCGGGCCTGGCGGGTCGGCCGGGGGACGCTCCGGGCCGGGTTCCAGCGCCGACGGGCGTTCGAGCGCCAGCGCGAGATGTACCGCGAGCTGGCCGCGACGACCGACCTCGACGTCCACGTCTACCTGCGGGCGGACACGGTCGACGACGACTTCGACCCGGGGCCACTGACCCTCCACACGGCCCCGGCCGACACCGTCGGCCGGTACTGGTTCCTCCTGTTCGACGGCGGCGGGGACGCGCTCCAGGCCTGTGGCCTCGTCGCCGAGGAGTACAGTCCGGACCGGTACCGCGGGTTCTGGACCTACGACCCGACGCTGGTCGCCACCGCCACCGACTCGCTCCCCTGA
- a CDS encoding DUF5810 domain-containing protein, whose amino-acid sequence MGYACPVCDQPQADAEHLANHLAFTALTGGDDHEAWLDDRVPDWGQLGEAGLADVVVEHASEADYPQVFEDTTGGHEGHGREHAHGPGHGHDQRSLSDADRDVLAEARDLTEAMLRDDEGTDRGEPGDGAPNERSGDETE is encoded by the coding sequence ATGGGGTACGCTTGTCCAGTGTGCGACCAGCCACAGGCCGACGCCGAGCACCTCGCGAACCACCTCGCCTTCACCGCGCTGACGGGCGGTGACGACCACGAGGCGTGGCTCGACGACCGCGTCCCCGACTGGGGCCAGCTGGGCGAGGCCGGCCTCGCGGACGTCGTCGTCGAGCACGCCAGCGAGGCCGACTACCCGCAGGTGTTCGAGGACACGACCGGCGGGCACGAGGGCCACGGTCGCGAGCACGCGCACGGTCCCGGGCACGGCCACGACCAGCGGTCGCTCTCGGACGCCGACCGCGACGTGCTCGCGGAGGCCCGCGACCTGACCGAAGCGATGCTCCGGGACGACGAGGGGACCGACCGTGGAGAACCGGGCGACGGAGCGCCGAACGAGCGGTCCGGAGACGAAACCGAGTAG
- a CDS encoding YihY/virulence factor BrkB family protein, producing the protein MSGRRARVAEILRAIVHEVRTEKLTFLAGSIAYHAFLSILPLLLLLLTIVQRTENVALSDSIVRIMEAVLTEQASGVIQQGLAEADASVSVLGVAFLVWGALRIFRGLDTAFSDIYESEAENSFADQIGDGLLLLVTVALAVVATSLLGRLVALDGGGPGLALARVAATVLGLFVVFYPMYYVFPDLDVGVVEVVPGAAFAAVGVTVAQALFTTFKAGGTGGNIIASILVLLTWLYVIGLVVLLGAAINAVLSNRSNDVDITPVLGGVPRRKGESVDSIDRAELVADLEALEAAVDATLGTMVVELGGERFVLDGPQRASIEQATAVFGLDTSVALTLRWWPNEGE; encoded by the coding sequence ATGTCAGGTCGCCGTGCCCGCGTCGCCGAGATACTCCGGGCCATCGTCCACGAGGTCCGCACCGAGAAGCTGACCTTCCTCGCCGGGTCGATCGCCTACCACGCCTTCCTCTCGATCCTGCCGCTCTTGCTCCTCTTGCTCACCATCGTCCAGCGGACGGAGAACGTCGCCCTCTCGGACTCTATCGTCCGCATCATGGAGGCGGTGCTGACCGAACAGGCCAGCGGCGTCATCCAGCAGGGACTCGCCGAGGCCGACGCCTCCGTCTCAGTGCTCGGCGTGGCCTTCCTCGTCTGGGGTGCGCTCCGCATCTTCCGGGGCCTCGATACCGCGTTCTCCGACATCTACGAGAGCGAGGCCGAGAACTCCTTCGCCGACCAGATCGGCGACGGCCTCCTGTTGCTCGTCACCGTCGCCCTGGCCGTCGTCGCGACGAGTCTGCTCGGCCGCCTGGTGGCTCTCGACGGCGGCGGCCCCGGCCTCGCGCTGGCGCGTGTCGCCGCCACCGTCCTGGGCCTTTTCGTCGTCTTCTACCCGATGTACTACGTCTTCCCGGACCTCGACGTCGGGGTCGTCGAGGTCGTCCCCGGCGCGGCCTTCGCCGCCGTCGGCGTCACCGTCGCCCAGGCGCTCTTTACCACGTTCAAGGCCGGCGGCACGGGCGGGAACATCATCGCCAGCATCCTCGTGCTCCTGACCTGGCTCTACGTCATCGGCCTGGTCGTCCTGCTCGGGGCGGCCATCAACGCCGTGCTCTCGAACCGGTCCAACGACGTCGACATCACGCCGGTGCTCGGAGGCGTGCCGCGGCGCAAAGGCGAGAGCGTCGACAGCATCGACCGGGCCGAACTGGTCGCCGACCTCGAGGCACTCGAGGCGGCCGTCGACGCGACACTGGGGACGATGGTCGTCGAGCTCGGCGGCGAGCGGTTCGTCCTCGACGGTCCCCAGCGGGCGAGCATCGAGCAGGCGACGGCCGTCTTCGGACTCGATACCTCCGTCGCGCTCACGCTCCGGTGGTGGCCAAACGAGGGCGAGTGA